One Acidobacteriota bacterium genomic window carries:
- a CDS encoding Gfo/Idh/MocA family oxidoreductase, with translation MSRILLSAFTLMLLQTPAVAMAQAKPGNIRLAIVGLDHDHVWGILRDIAEVPRAKLVAIADPQPALVLKAKSRVPEGVKFYSDYVAMLDGVKPQAVIITTETVRHLAIVRACAQRHIDVEMEKPMATTAADAREMEKLAIAAHIKLMVNYFNNWLPSYQQLYQQVRAGKVGPIHQLVSQYGHQGPREIGTSREFAAWLYDPVKNGGGALMDFGCYGAALSLWLKGRPDSVFARSLKLKVRQSNAVEDDVLIVLEYPDGTAVLEPSWDWPFTMERIQLFGPHGSLMALPDALLFRGYNVQASSQSPEGQPETLSPLPLGRSNPIAYLVESIQQDLPITGLLSARLNVEVNEILDAARKSIRTGRPVAMPRE, from the coding sequence ATGAGCAGGATTCTGCTTTCCGCGTTTACACTCATGCTGCTGCAGACGCCGGCAGTCGCCATGGCGCAGGCAAAGCCGGGCAACATTCGACTCGCCATTGTGGGTCTTGATCACGACCACGTCTGGGGGATTCTGAGGGATATTGCCGAAGTTCCACGGGCAAAGCTGGTCGCCATCGCCGATCCTCAGCCGGCGCTGGTTCTGAAAGCCAAGTCGCGCGTGCCTGAGGGCGTTAAATTTTACTCTGATTACGTTGCCATGCTCGATGGGGTAAAACCCCAGGCCGTGATCATCACCACAGAAACGGTCCGTCATCTGGCCATCGTCCGAGCCTGCGCCCAACGTCACATTGATGTGGAAATGGAAAAGCCCATGGCCACCACCGCTGCTGACGCGCGCGAAATGGAGAAGCTCGCCATAGCCGCCCACATCAAGTTGATGGTGAATTATTTCAATAACTGGCTGCCCTCTTACCAGCAACTCTACCAGCAGGTAAGAGCAGGGAAGGTCGGGCCGATTCATCAGCTTGTCTCGCAGTACGGCCACCAGGGACCGCGTGAAATCGGCACATCAAGAGAGTTTGCCGCCTGGCTTTACGATCCTGTGAAGAACGGCGGCGGAGCTCTGATGGATTTCGGATGCTATGGCGCTGCCCTCTCGCTGTGGCTGAAGGGACGGCCCGACAGCGTGTTCGCCCGCTCGCTGAAGCTGAAAGTCCGCCAGAGCAATGCCGTGGAAGACGATGTCCTGATTGTATTGGAATATCCTGACGGCACCGCCGTGCTTGAACCCTCCTGGGATTGGCCTTTTACTATGGAGCGCATCCAATTGTTCGGCCCACACGGCAGCCTGATGGCTTTGCCAGACGCTCTGCTGTTCCGTGGGTACAACGTGCAGGCTTCCTCACAGTCGCCGGAGGGCCAGCCGGAGACCCTCTCGCCGCTACCGTTGGGCCGCTCAAATCCTATCGCCTATCTGGTGGAATCCATCCAGCAAGACCTCCCAATCACCGGCCTGCTCTCGGCTCGTCTGAACGTGGAAGTGAATGAAATCCTTGATGCTGCGCGGAAATCAATCCGTACGGGCAGGCCGGTGGCGATGCCGAGGGAATAA
- a CDS encoding sulfite exporter TauE/SafE family protein encodes MTISDGILLFFAALAAGIQNSIAGGGTFFSFPALIISGVPPIQANATSTIALWPGLVASTGAYRKKLPNNARILAPLSLASIVGGYLGAHLLLHTPQRTFMRLIPFLFLGATLLFAFGKSPVRSSGHAEQAGLTSWKMMAGVSVVQFVIAVYGGFFGGGIGILMLAFLTFLPLGDIHSTNAVKTILAAIINLVAVITFILARIVYWPQAVLMLIGAALGGYGGAHFAQKVNPAHVRTFIVCVGLVMSIYFLWRYF; translated from the coding sequence ATGACCATATCCGATGGCATTCTTCTGTTCTTCGCTGCGCTTGCAGCGGGTATTCAAAATTCGATAGCCGGCGGAGGGACATTCTTCTCATTTCCCGCCCTGATCATTTCCGGAGTTCCCCCCATACAGGCAAACGCAACGTCGACAATCGCTTTATGGCCCGGACTCGTCGCTAGCACCGGTGCATATCGAAAGAAGCTGCCTAATAACGCCCGGATCCTGGCGCCCCTGAGCCTGGCCAGCATCGTTGGCGGATATTTGGGAGCCCATCTACTCCTTCACACTCCGCAACGCACCTTCATGCGCCTGATACCTTTCTTATTCCTGGGGGCGACCCTTTTGTTCGCATTCGGGAAAAGCCCAGTGAGAAGTTCAGGGCATGCCGAACAGGCGGGTTTGACGTCATGGAAAATGATGGCCGGGGTGAGTGTGGTCCAATTTGTCATTGCAGTTTACGGAGGCTTTTTCGGCGGCGGAATTGGAATTCTCATGCTCGCCTTTTTAACCTTTCTGCCACTCGGGGACATTCATTCGACGAACGCGGTGAAAACTATACTTGCCGCAATTATCAACCTCGTTGCCGTCATTACTTTCATTCTGGCGCGAATCGTCTACTGGCCACAGGCGGTTCTGATGCTGATCGGAGCCGCGCTTGGTGGGTATGGCGGAGCGCATTTTGCCCAGAAGGTCAACCCCGCACACGTACGAACTTTTATCGTGTGCGTCGGCCTCGTCATGTCCATTTATTTCCTCTGGCGCTACTTCTGA
- a CDS encoding AsmA family protein, whose protein sequence is MTVRSRKYLIIAAVVLAVLIILCGLVVPRLVDVNRYRPQVAALLESETGKPARIGRLNLTLFPHLAIQVDGFAMENPKGFPRGDFFNAQRIYALLQAGPLWHKHVVIQSLIVKGPVIHLISNPVGHWNYENPPTPAGRKTTAPESSGPGFSLGTISQVNIEGGQVTIANQLPSGTMGPTYFDGRGLSCQFHDVNINALTAPASSSGRSSAGRIIPASSNRAPSVAHGSFHADSLRFGNIQATSVDSGIQVFPQQAYLGNLALKLAGGTVKGEASSDFSQENPLFSARTSFQKIDVAQLLNTIPDARGKMTGTMEGNLDLHGEAAHSGNPLSGLQGTGKVNIRDGRLPTLQLNRNLLFLVRMAGVGATSGDPASFSSISTDLNLANQQLTSHHITIVSNDLNVDASGILNIAKSNLMNYAGTAMMPARQGGLTGLVANISGATFADGKLSFPFELNGTLDDPKFSLKTGKGVLGGLPAPTSGGALGPPTGNTIQNLMNMFQKKSTTAPPK, encoded by the coding sequence ATGACTGTGCGTAGCCGAAAATACCTGATTATCGCCGCAGTGGTTCTGGCTGTCCTGATCATTTTGTGTGGGCTGGTGGTTCCAAGACTTGTGGATGTAAACCGCTATCGCCCTCAGGTCGCGGCCCTGCTTGAAAGCGAAACGGGAAAGCCTGCCCGCATCGGACGCCTTAATCTCACATTGTTTCCTCATCTCGCCATCCAGGTTGACGGCTTTGCTATGGAAAATCCCAAGGGCTTCCCGCGTGGTGACTTCTTTAATGCGCAACGGATTTACGCGCTGCTCCAGGCAGGTCCTCTGTGGCACAAGCATGTCGTGATCCAATCTCTAATCGTGAAGGGACCCGTAATCCACTTGATCAGCAATCCGGTAGGCCACTGGAACTATGAGAACCCTCCAACCCCGGCTGGCAGGAAAACCACCGCGCCAGAAAGCAGTGGGCCCGGCTTCTCCCTGGGTACTATCTCCCAGGTCAACATTGAAGGTGGCCAGGTGACCATTGCAAACCAGCTGCCCTCTGGCACCATGGGGCCGACTTATTTTGACGGGCGCGGACTTTCGTGCCAGTTCCATGACGTGAACATCAACGCTCTGACTGCACCAGCTTCTTCTTCAGGACGTTCCAGCGCCGGACGTATCATCCCAGCCAGCAGCAATCGAGCACCATCGGTTGCTCACGGCTCTTTCCACGCCGACTCACTGCGATTTGGGAACATCCAGGCAACTTCCGTTGATTCCGGGATTCAGGTTTTCCCCCAGCAGGCTTATCTGGGTAATCTCGCACTGAAACTTGCAGGAGGGACGGTTAAAGGAGAAGCGTCGTCAGATTTCTCACAGGAGAATCCGCTGTTCAGCGCCCGGACCTCTTTCCAGAAGATCGATGTAGCGCAACTGCTCAATACGATCCCAGACGCCCGCGGGAAGATGACGGGAACCATGGAAGGCAACCTCGACCTGCACGGTGAAGCCGCCCATTCGGGTAACCCTCTGAGTGGACTTCAGGGCACAGGCAAGGTGAACATCCGGGACGGAAGGCTTCCCACTCTGCAACTGAACAGGAACCTGCTGTTTCTGGTCAGAATGGCGGGCGTGGGTGCAACGTCCGGCGACCCAGCTTCATTCTCCTCAATCTCGACGGACCTCAATCTTGCCAACCAGCAGCTTACCAGCCATCACATCACGATTGTGAGCAATGATCTGAACGTGGATGCATCTGGAATTTTGAACATCGCGAAATCTAACCTGATGAACTACGCCGGCACAGCCATGATGCCGGCAAGGCAGGGTGGGTTAACGGGTCTGGTCGCCAACATTTCGGGCGCAACCTTCGCCGACGGCAAGCTCTCATTCCCTTTTGAACTAAACGGGACCCTAGACGACCCCAAATTCTCTCTCAAGACGGGGAAGGGTGTCCTTGGCGGACTTCCCGCTCCGACCTCTGGAGGTGCCCTGGGACCCCCGACCGGCAATACTATTCAGAACCTCATGAATATGTTCCAGAAGAAGTCAACCACGGCTCCTCCAAAATAA
- a CDS encoding class I SAM-dependent methyltransferase, whose translation MQWLEIARKPELEIMGTEDEVSAYASAAGQKHLDALDSTFVDRLISMAPPGGELIGFLLDIGCGPGNIVVKIARRCPRLAVVGLDYSRNMVEAAHRAAAMLGLENRVFFQQAAGGQLPFSSGTFDFVLSNSVLHHLSDPARVIKEMLRVAKPDGTILLRDLRRPSRLAFPWHVRWYGRHYSGTMKRLFEDSVRAAYTPDELADLLGRSGIPGAHIFFQERSHMGFVYRGHDS comes from the coding sequence ATGCAATGGCTTGAAATAGCTCGCAAACCGGAACTTGAAATTATGGGCACAGAAGATGAGGTGTCAGCTTATGCTTCGGCCGCAGGGCAGAAGCACCTTGACGCGCTTGATAGTACTTTTGTAGATCGCTTGATTTCAATGGCTCCGCCCGGCGGCGAACTCATAGGCTTCCTGCTGGATATCGGGTGCGGGCCCGGCAACATCGTTGTGAAAATTGCGCGGCGCTGTCCTCGGCTGGCAGTTGTGGGTCTCGACTATTCGCGAAACATGGTGGAGGCTGCGCACAGGGCGGCTGCCATGTTGGGCCTGGAAAACCGCGTTTTCTTCCAGCAGGCCGCAGGGGGCCAGCTTCCGTTCTCCAGCGGCACCTTTGATTTCGTCCTTTCCAATTCCGTGTTGCATCACCTGTCAGACCCTGCGAGAGTGATAAAAGAGATGCTGCGGGTGGCAAAACCGGATGGGACCATTCTGCTCCGGGACCTCCGTCGTCCTTCGCGCCTGGCATTCCCGTGGCATGTTCGCTGGTACGGGCGCCATTATTCTGGCACCATGAAGAGGCTTTTTGAGGATTCCGTTCGCGCCGCGTATACGCCAGACGAACTTGCTGATTTGCTGGGGCGCTCCGGAATTCCAGGGGCGCACATTTTCTTTCAGGAACGGAGCCATATGGGCTTTGTTTACAGGGGGCATGATTCATGA
- a CDS encoding gliding-motility protein MglA, translating to MSFINFASREINCKIVYYGAGLGGKTTNLQWIFERTAAKSGGKMLSLATETDRTLFFDFLPIDLGTVRGFKTRFHLYTVPGQVFYDASRKLILRGVDGVVFVADSQEERMDANDEALTNLQNNLRDHGYDFATLPYVLQLNKRDLPNALPAEILKEALQLRSEPVFDAVAVRGVGVFETLKEVGRQVLAEIKKG from the coding sequence GTGAGCTTTATTAATTTCGCCTCCCGCGAGATCAACTGCAAAATCGTCTATTACGGGGCTGGGCTCGGCGGCAAAACAACCAACTTGCAATGGATCTTCGAGCGAACTGCGGCGAAGTCCGGAGGCAAGATGCTTTCGCTCGCGACGGAGACAGACCGGACCCTCTTTTTTGACTTTTTACCGATCGATCTGGGGACTGTACGAGGTTTCAAAACCAGGTTTCACCTCTATACAGTTCCGGGCCAAGTTTTCTACGACGCCAGCCGCAAGCTGATCCTACGCGGCGTGGATGGGGTGGTTTTTGTGGCCGATTCGCAGGAAGAACGCATGGACGCAAACGATGAAGCATTGACTAACCTGCAGAACAACCTGAGAGATCACGGATACGATTTCGCCACCTTACCTTATGTTCTCCAACTCAACAAGCGCGATCTCCCGAACGCCCTCCCGGCTGAAATACTGAAAGAGGCACTCCAACTGAGGAGCGAGCCAGTTTTTGATGCGGTCGCAGTCCGGGGCGTGGGCGTGTTTGAAACACTAAAGGAAGTTGGCAGGCAGGTTCTCGCGGAAATAAAGAAGGGCTAA
- a CDS encoding DUF4070 domain-containing protein, with product MKVLMIYPEFPDTFWSFKHALPFQGKRSAYPPLGLLTIAAMLPASWEKHAVDLNVRPLKDSELAWADVVFLSGMMVQGPSMQKVIIRAKQRGLRTVVGGPIASTKDPNIADADHIVEGEAEELVSILVKDLESGSLRAHYKAPVLPDLTQVPVPELKLLDLRKYSAMAVQYSRGCPYTCEFCDIIEIYGRKPRTKAPEQVLAELDQIYDLGWRGRVFLVDDNFIGNKKNVKKLLPELVRWNRDHKYPFSFLTEASLNLAEDKDLLEYMRDAHFNGVFMGIETPVPESLKETTKFQNLRKDLLESVKLVQSYSIEVMAGFIVGFDNDPPDVFERQIQFIRDAAIPISMVGLLSALPNTQLWRRLKAEGRLLKESLGSNTLVDMNFIPRMDAQELIDGYRRILQTIYYPHEYFNRVQTFLSQLGAPTRTPIVFSDILAVGRSLWKQGLLSNYRKEYWKFLAQTVRRHRQHMDKALTLAIMGHHFFELTGSAQSES from the coding sequence ATGAAAGTTTTGATGATATACCCTGAGTTTCCTGATACGTTTTGGAGCTTCAAACACGCGCTCCCCTTCCAGGGCAAGCGCTCAGCCTATCCGCCCCTTGGATTGCTTACTATCGCTGCCATGTTGCCGGCCTCGTGGGAGAAGCACGCGGTAGATTTGAACGTGCGGCCGCTTAAGGATTCCGAACTGGCCTGGGCAGACGTCGTTTTTTTGAGCGGCATGATGGTACAGGGACCATCCATGCAGAAAGTCATTATTCGGGCCAAACAACGCGGCCTGCGGACAGTTGTGGGTGGCCCGATTGCCAGCACTAAGGATCCTAACATCGCCGATGCTGACCATATTGTTGAGGGCGAAGCCGAAGAGCTTGTTTCCATCCTGGTCAAGGACCTTGAGTCAGGCAGCCTCCGAGCGCACTACAAGGCCCCTGTCCTGCCTGATTTGACACAGGTTCCCGTGCCCGAACTTAAACTTCTGGACCTTCGAAAGTATAGCGCCATGGCAGTGCAATATTCGCGCGGATGTCCCTATACCTGCGAGTTCTGTGACATCATCGAGATTTACGGTCGAAAGCCTCGAACCAAGGCTCCCGAACAGGTACTGGCCGAGTTGGATCAGATTTATGATTTGGGCTGGCGAGGTCGCGTGTTTCTGGTTGATGATAATTTTATTGGCAACAAGAAGAATGTAAAAAAGCTACTGCCTGAGCTGGTCCGATGGAACCGTGATCATAAATATCCCTTCTCATTCCTCACGGAAGCTTCGCTTAACCTTGCCGAGGACAAAGACCTCCTGGAATACATGAGGGATGCGCACTTCAACGGGGTCTTTATGGGCATCGAGACCCCGGTGCCGGAAAGTCTGAAAGAAACCACAAAATTTCAGAACCTGCGCAAAGACTTGCTGGAGAGCGTCAAGCTTGTGCAATCTTACAGTATAGAGGTGATGGCAGGCTTTATCGTTGGGTTTGACAACGACCCACCGGACGTTTTCGAGCGCCAGATCCAGTTTATCCGGGACGCTGCTATCCCCATCTCAATGGTGGGGCTGTTGAGTGCTTTGCCAAATACCCAGCTGTGGCGCCGGTTGAAGGCCGAAGGGCGGCTGCTCAAGGAAAGCCTGGGAAGCAACACGCTGGTGGACATGAATTTCATCCCCCGCATGGATGCTCAGGAGCTGATTGACGGCTATCGGAGGATTCTGCAAACTATCTATTATCCCCACGAGTACTTTAACCGTGTCCAGACCTTCCTCTCGCAGCTAGGAGCGCCGACCCGGACACCGATTGTTTTCTCGGATATTCTTGCCGTCGGGCGATCACTTTGGAAGCAGGGCCTGCTCAGCAACTACCGGAAAGAGTACTGGAAGTTTCTGGCCCAGACAGTCCGCCGCCACCGGCAACACATGGATAAAGCTTTGACGCTGGCCATCATGGGGCACCATTTCTTCGAATTGACCGGGTCAGCACAATCGGAAAGCTAG
- the msrA gene encoding peptide-methionine (S)-S-oxide reductase — protein sequence MEKATFGAGCFWGVEATFRKIKGVTSTAVGYMGGTLKNPTYEDVCTDGTGHAEVVQVEFDASMVTYEELLKAFWENHNPTLLNQQGPDVGTQYRSVIFFYSPEQETAARAAKDELDKAGIYKCRIVTQIVPAQDFWRAEEYHQQYLEKRGLSHCSI from the coding sequence ATGGAAAAGGCAACGTTTGGAGCAGGCTGCTTCTGGGGCGTGGAAGCCACTTTCCGGAAGATCAAGGGCGTCACGTCAACGGCGGTTGGATACATGGGAGGAACGCTGAAGAATCCTACATACGAGGACGTCTGCACCGACGGGACCGGCCATGCGGAAGTTGTGCAAGTGGAATTCGATGCGTCAATGGTTACCTACGAGGAGCTCCTTAAGGCCTTTTGGGAGAATCATAACCCCACCCTGCTGAACCAGCAGGGGCCGGACGTCGGCACACAATACCGCTCGGTGATATTCTTTTATAGTCCGGAACAGGAAACCGCGGCCCGCGCAGCCAAGGATGAACTGGATAAGGCTGGAATTTACAAGTGTCGCATCGTGACGCAGATTGTTCCGGCGCAGGATTTCTGGCGCGCCGAAGAATATCACCAGCAATATCTCGAGAAACGCGGACTCTCCCACTGTTCAATCTAG
- a CDS encoding 50S ribosomal protein L31, translated as MKTDIHPEYHEVQIVCACGNSFQTRSTYKDTVLHVEICSNCHPFFTGKQKLVDSAGRVERFQKKYENFRKGKAEAAPAKGGK; from the coding sequence ATGAAAACCGATATACATCCGGAATATCACGAGGTCCAGATTGTCTGCGCGTGCGGAAACTCGTTCCAGACGCGCTCGACTTACAAGGACACCGTGCTGCACGTGGAAATCTGTTCGAATTGCCACCCCTTTTTCACTGGCAAGCAGAAGCTTGTTGACAGCGCTGGAAGGGTGGAGCGGTTCCAGAAGAAGTACGAGAATTTTCGCAAAGGCAAGGCAGAGGCCGCTCCGGCTAAGGGTGGGAAGTAG
- the thyX gene encoding FAD-dependent thymidylate synthase: MTRPKVYLVGRQALVPEELGRFLEDEGVHFTTDTDEAGEVLAEIAGRTCYMSFGKGRKTNEEYLENILTSKHGSVLEHAVWNLLITGVSRSLTHELVRHRAGFGYSQLSQRYVDEGDARYVVPPLYQENEALRRKWQETIEMVRKAYAELAETTSKYVQQKRPEMTPRDRRKWARQAARSILPNATETKIFVTGNARAWRHFLELRGSPHADTEIRLLAVEVCHVLKKESPNIFHDIEVYDESDGMSAVRVTYSKV, translated from the coding sequence ATCACGCGACCCAAAGTCTACCTCGTAGGGCGGCAGGCCCTGGTGCCTGAAGAACTCGGCCGCTTCCTCGAAGACGAGGGTGTCCATTTCACGACGGACACAGATGAGGCGGGTGAGGTTCTGGCCGAAATTGCCGGGCGCACCTGCTACATGTCGTTCGGAAAAGGGCGCAAGACCAACGAAGAGTATCTAGAAAACATTCTGACCTCCAAACACGGTAGTGTGCTGGAGCACGCCGTATGGAACTTACTGATCACAGGCGTGAGCCGCTCGCTCACGCATGAGCTCGTGAGGCACAGGGCAGGGTTTGGCTATTCCCAGCTCTCGCAGCGTTACGTGGATGAAGGTGACGCGCGCTACGTGGTGCCGCCGCTTTACCAGGAAAATGAAGCCCTGCGCCGAAAGTGGCAGGAGACGATTGAAATGGTCCGCAAGGCCTATGCTGAACTTGCGGAGACTACCAGCAAGTACGTCCAGCAGAAGCGGCCGGAGATGACCCCACGCGACCGTCGCAAGTGGGCCCGGCAGGCGGCTCGTTCCATCCTGCCCAACGCCACCGAGACCAAAATTTTTGTGACTGGTAATGCCCGCGCCTGGCGCCATTTCCTCGAACTTCGTGGCAGCCCGCACGCCGATACTGAAATCCGATTGCTGGCCGTGGAAGTCTGCCACGTCCTGAAGAAAGAAAGCCCCAACATCTTCCACGATATCGAAGTCTACGACGAAAGCGACGGCATGTCCGCCGTCCGCGTCACGTATTCCAAGGTCTAA
- a CDS encoding methyltransferase gives MSTSVGQRIPAGGTHAAVTPEKIMQIGLGFWGSKALLSAIELGVFTYLASGPLTGDELTQAAGLHPRGSRDFFDALVAMNMLNRHDGCYSNTHESNIFLDKNKPSYIGGILEMANARLYSHWGSLTEGLRTGKPQNESNGTTDGDTFDALYSDPQRLRTFLSAMTGISMPPAIAIARKFPWNKYQTFVDVGTAQGGLSTQVALAHDHITGKGFDLPIVQPIFEEYVHSFGLHKRLTFQPGNFFEEQLPGADVLVMGHILHDWNLEQKMTLLSKAVNVLPKGGSLIVYESLIDDDRRHNAFGLLMSLNMLIETQGGFDYTGADCCGWMRRVGFTEAYVEHLVGPDSMVVGIK, from the coding sequence ATGAGTACTTCTGTGGGGCAACGCATTCCGGCAGGAGGCACCCATGCGGCCGTCACGCCGGAAAAAATCATGCAAATCGGGTTGGGCTTCTGGGGATCTAAAGCTCTATTGAGCGCTATTGAACTGGGCGTGTTCACTTACCTTGCAAGTGGCCCACTTACAGGCGACGAACTCACCCAGGCGGCGGGGTTGCATCCTCGCGGTTCGCGTGATTTTTTCGATGCGCTGGTAGCGATGAATATGCTGAACCGGCACGACGGGTGCTATTCCAACACGCACGAGTCCAATATCTTTCTCGACAAGAACAAGCCCAGCTATATCGGTGGAATCCTGGAAATGGCCAATGCCCGGCTTTACAGTCACTGGGGGTCGCTGACGGAAGGATTGCGGACAGGAAAACCTCAGAACGAGAGCAACGGCACCACTGATGGAGACACGTTTGATGCACTTTACTCCGACCCGCAGCGCCTGCGGACGTTTCTCAGCGCAATGACCGGGATCAGCATGCCACCGGCCATTGCGATCGCTCGTAAGTTCCCGTGGAACAAGTACCAGACATTTGTTGACGTCGGCACGGCGCAGGGCGGGCTCTCCACACAGGTGGCTCTGGCGCATGATCACATCACCGGAAAGGGATTCGACCTGCCAATCGTGCAACCGATCTTTGAGGAGTACGTGCATTCCTTCGGGCTGCACAAACGCTTGACCTTTCAACCCGGCAATTTCTTTGAAGAACAACTGCCGGGAGCAGACGTGCTGGTCATGGGGCACATCCTGCATGACTGGAACCTGGAACAAAAAATGACACTCCTCTCAAAAGCCGTGAATGTCCTTCCCAAGGGCGGTTCGCTGATCGTCTATGAGTCTCTGATTGACGATGATCGCCGCCATAACGCTTTTGGATTGCTGATGAGCCTCAATATGCTAATCGAGACTCAAGGAGGATTCGACTACACCGGAGCCGACTGCTGCGGCTGGATGAGAAGGGTCGGGTTCACTGAAGCCTACGTGGAACATCTGGTGGGACCGGATTCGATGGTGGTGGGGATTAAGTAG
- a CDS encoding rhomboid family intramembrane serine protease, giving the protein MADYRRPVMPQRMNPVPPVFLKQRRFWPVATLTLIALCVVVFILMTLAGGSKDTDVLLNFGASYGPYFRRGDEWRLVMPMFLHIGWFHLAVNMYALYLLGPVLERIYGYTRFSLIYVGAGIAGSWLSMKMSHNIAAGASGAIFGIAGAMLVVGWLYPEVVPRRWKRAFGKGMVLLIILNYAIGLSMRNLIDNWGHTGGLAGGILLALMVPPPIAGRFYRWTLSAIPRQAIILPVAIVGLSLFATADKYRATQQASRLIDEGRRYWEQRQDAHAVERFQQAASEYPRDERPYEALAAFYLSHNQYADAIHEYNQALRLSPGSPAAQLGLAVSYAREGQPGKAHELLAEIVGNAPQTFEAQEDLADLCAQQKLYPEAIQHYQAAIRLKPDNAEARNNMAWLLATADDVRYRNSTEALAQAQKAVELSSWKQAAFIDTLAEALYLNGKYQQAVETQKKALSLNPGDKTMRDHMTRYQKAAGS; this is encoded by the coding sequence ATGGCTGATTATCGACGACCCGTCATGCCGCAACGGATGAACCCCGTGCCGCCCGTCTTCCTGAAGCAGCGACGCTTCTGGCCCGTCGCTACGCTCACGCTGATCGCGCTGTGCGTCGTTGTCTTCATCCTGATGACGCTGGCGGGCGGTTCAAAAGACACCGACGTCCTGTTGAATTTCGGCGCGTCCTACGGGCCCTACTTTCGGCGTGGCGACGAATGGCGGCTGGTCATGCCGATGTTTCTGCACATCGGGTGGTTTCACCTGGCCGTCAACATGTACGCGCTTTATCTGTTGGGACCAGTCCTTGAACGCATTTACGGCTACACCCGCTTCTCGCTCATATATGTTGGGGCTGGCATCGCCGGCTCATGGCTCTCGATGAAGATGTCCCACAACATCGCCGCGGGAGCTTCCGGAGCTATCTTCGGCATCGCAGGCGCCATGCTGGTGGTCGGATGGTTGTATCCCGAGGTGGTTCCCCGGCGCTGGAAACGGGCTTTTGGCAAGGGCATGGTGCTGTTAATTATTCTCAACTACGCCATCGGGCTGAGCATGCGGAATTTAATTGACAACTGGGGGCATACTGGCGGCCTGGCGGGTGGCATCCTGTTGGCCTTGATGGTTCCTCCTCCGATTGCCGGCAGATTTTATCGTTGGACGCTCTCCGCAATCCCCCGGCAGGCTATTATCCTGCCGGTCGCCATCGTCGGGCTCTCCCTGTTCGCCACGGCGGACAAATATCGTGCCACGCAGCAGGCCTCCCGGTTGATTGACGAAGGTCGCCGCTACTGGGAGCAGCGACAGGATGCGCATGCGGTCGAGAGGTTTCAACAGGCGGCGAGTGAATACCCACGCGACGAGCGGCCCTATGAAGCGCTGGCCGCGTTTTACCTCAGCCACAACCAGTATGCTGACGCCATCCACGAATACAATCAGGCTTTGCGTCTTAGCCCTGGCTCACCCGCGGCCCAACTGGGCCTGGCGGTAAGTTACGCCCGCGAAGGCCAGCCTGGGAAAGCCCATGAATTGCTTGCTGAAATCGTCGGCAACGCCCCCCAGACTTTCGAAGCGCAGGAGGACCTGGCCGACCTTTGTGCCCAGCAAAAGCTCTATCCGGAAGCTATCCAGCACTACCAGGCAGCCATCCGGCTGAAACCTGACAATGCCGAGGCTCGCAACAACATGGCCTGGCTGCTGGCAACCGCTGACGACGTCCGCTACCGCAATTCAACGGAAGCACTCGCGCAGGCGCAAAAGGCAGTCGAGTTGAGCAGTTGGAAGCAAGCGGCTTTCATCGATACCCTCGCCGAAGCGCTCTACCTGAACGGCAAGTACCAGCAGGCTGTGGAGACCCAGAAGAAAGCGCTATCGCTAAACCCCGGCGACAAAACGATGAGGGACCACATGACCAGGTACCAGAAAGCTGCCGGCTCGTAA